TGGGGGGGAATATAAAAATAGAACTAAATAGTTGGAGTCCCTAAACAATCTCCTTTGTGAtgaatattatttatgtatttagtcaTTATTAACCATTCTGAACCACTTTTTATCAAAGTCTGTGAGATGCCACTGCTTTTAGATGTGTGGAACTAGCAAGACCCTCGAGGTTAGCCAGTCAGACAGGAGCGAAAAAGCTCCCAAGAGTCTCTGTAGAGCTAGTGTGAGAGGTGAGGGGGACTGTTGGGGTAAGGCATAAAAAGAATCCCAGTTGGGATAAGCAGGGCCTGCTTTTAGGTGGCCCCCGATATTCTGCAATTCCTTCGTCAAGGAAGCTAGCATTGCATCGGCCTAAAAATTGGGGCTAAGGTATTGCAAGTCCTATCAGAGGGGTAGTTTTTTGGCAGCAAATGACTGCGATGAAAAACATCATTATTGATAAACCATTTGATACAATTCCTCATTATATTGGtattgttaagaacataagaacagccctgcttgatcatgcccaagggctatctagtccagtattctgtttcccacagtggcccaccagatgtctctgggaagcccacaggcaagagatgaaggcatgccctctctcctgctaatGCTCCCCTATTGATATTGCATCCAAGAGTACTGGGGCTGGGGGCTTACTTTTAGTGAAGATCTGGCTCCTTTGAAGAAATCAGAGGCTGCAATGAAAGCATTTTACATCACCACCTTCCTTCCCTGATCTCACCCCGTAATGCAGCAGGAAGGCATACAAGCAACCTCATGACATGGCTTTCTTTTCCTGGTGTGTTACTGGGGGAGAAATTACCATGCCCTGTAACTATAGCATGGAGCCACATTTCCCCCAAAAAGAAGAACCAGGAAAAGGATGTTTCTTCCTTTCATGGTGTGGCAAAACCAGGGAAAgagaggaggcaatgttaaagaCTGATGCTGTAGGTGCccaatttatttctttgtttctagACTGGATTTCAttcaaataatctcaaagtggtttacaatataattaaaacagttaacaCAATGCACAAAatgcaaatattaaatataaatagatattaaaaaacagtacagcacaaaacacagagcagcagcaaaaaccagCTCTCTCACCTGAAAGCCTGAGTGAAGAGTCTCCTTTTGACTTGCTTTCTTAGAACGGCGGTGGAGACtgaggcagaggcgtaacgacgcttgggcaggcagggcacatgccctgggcaccacttggggagggggcacccaaaagtgccatgacccccgccCCCACTAAATTTATTTTTCAGTCAGCCGTGCCAACGTggctcccctcccccatgagctTTTGACTCCAGCTGGCCTGGGCGCCTCACTGCCCACGagttcaccccacccccacccaattcATTTTTCAGGCAGACGCGCCGGCGCGGAAACCCCACCTTGGCTCCGGCTGGCCTGGGCTGGGCGCTCCTCACTTCCTGCAGCACTGTTGGCCGCATGATGAACTCCTCCCGAGTCCTGGTactactccccgccccccactcacAGGCATGCGCGAGTTAATCTGAGAGAGCGAGGAGGAGTGCTGTGtagcttgctgctgctggctgtggcTCCCGAGCCCCGCCGCCGCATGTGATGATCTGCTACTTTGcacaacatcaccaccaccaccatcatcaataAAGTGTTCACAGAGGAGGatcaggtaggtgtgtgtgtgtgtgtgtgtgtgtgtgtgtgtgcttttaaattattattattacaattaatGTATTCTTTAAAATACAGGAGCgtggtgggcttgctttgaggTTCGCTGGGCTGGCTTCTTCTTTGCTGGGGCCGGGGGTGTCTCGGGGTGGCGGCTGGCGGGgggtccggggggtggggggcggcagcagctggGCTGGAGTGGAGGGTGGGTGGCAGGTGTGGGCAAAATCCCACTGCaccacagcagcagtggcggcgggTGGTGCGGTGGATCCCAGAGCGATGCCGAggggcctgccgtctggcccggcatcgcttcccaactgtgatgGCTGTGGGGCGGCCAGGGGATGGTGAGCAAGGTCCTTCCACCCCAGCGGCGCCGGGCGGCCCGGCGGCGCTGCTCTATGATGGCTGTGGGGcgcgggggtgggagagaggggcagggcagagaaactgcgcggggggggagaggggcagggcagagcagcttctccgagcagcagggcggcggcgggcctggcagTGACCTCCCCCCACATGCTGCACTCCTATAGGAAAAGCCTCTagccctctccagctgttggtcggggcggggggggggcttttagaGGTGCGCACGGCAGGCGCAGCAGAAGAGAGAGGATCCTTCTCTCTTGCTTCAGTGCCCCGCCCCTCTCCTGCTCGGAGAAGCTGTTCGTTgtttctctgtctccctgagacaGAGAAACAACGAGCAGCggggcggtggcgggcccggcgaTGACCTCCCCCGACATGCTGCACGCCTACAGGGAAAACCTCTTgtcctctccagctgttggtcgGGGGGGCTTCTAGAGGCGCGTGCAGAGGGCGCagcaggaggaaagagagaggatcTTCTCCTCTCGGCTGCAGGCTCATGTGCTGCTGCAGAGCCAGAGAGCCGAAGCCTGTGTTTCATCATTGTGGAAGCAGGGGAGGGATCGCACTTCATCTTCTGGGTCTCTCGCTGGCTTCTGGGTGAACTTTGCTTCAGAAAACCTGCTTGGATTAAGTGTGGcccttttctttccctctttgaacccattccagttctcCTCCTGAGGTGTGGCCTTGGTGTATGCAATCAAAGCAACACGCTTCCCTTGCTTTGAAATGCCTTGCCATCTCGAAAGGGTGTCAGGCAGCCgttttgttggggtttttcctttttctttttccaaatagAATTGAGAAGAATATGCAGGCACAGAATTATTGCAGAGCCACCATTCTTGTGATAAAGAATTTTGTGGTAATATTCTTCGTAAGTAAAGATTGTAGTAAATCATTAGGTAAATAATTGTGGTTAATTATTAAGTAAACCTAAGGTCTGTtctgtaactttaaaaaataaatggctgcAGGGAATTGGCATGCAGCCCTTGTGTAGACTGACTAATTTACCTAATAATTTACCACAATCTTTACTTAAGAAGAATTTTGCCACAAAATTCTTTATCACAAGAATAAAGACTTCACTGTGCATGTTAGCAGGGttgtttgtgggggttttttgtaGGAGAGAAGATCTCAAGTATTGCTATAATAAGGCTTATTTTCCCTTCTGTGGGCTGTACATCATGTTTCATCATCCTAAGTAATGCAGCACcagtgatgatttttttttttaaaagcatgttccTCACATTCTGTATCAGGCATAATTTAATTCTGTTTCTTTTGGGAAATATATGCTGCCTGTTGGGTTCTTTGAAAGCTTGATATGAAGTGTATTAGAACAATTATGAACACAAACCAAATATCATTGATTTGCATGTATGGTTACTAGCAATGTGCTGTGGAAAATATGTGAGAAATACTACTCGAAAGTACATATTAATATTAGCTAATGTTCCATATTTTTTAttctatcttatttttttaaacatttatatcctgctcttccaaggAGCCGATCATGATTGACTCTTCATGTGTGATCTccccttatttttgtttttatgctgttttctTTTTAGCTTAACTTAAATAAAGAAGCAAAAAGGAATGCCTTGAGTAATCTTATTAGTATAATTTATATGAAGCATGTCTAATTCTGTATAAGTAtgggctttgttgtttttgttagaattttgaaaaaaattatcttctccaTTGCAAGCTGGAAAATGGATTGATTTGCTTAACTTAAACATCAGAATGTAAATGTAGACTGCAGAAAGGGCTTCTCTCGCTCTTAATAATCTATACCAGTCTAGTTTTAGTGCCCTGTGCCTATGCtgatcaaataataataatatatagggGAGTGGTACTAAGCATCAACAATACAAAATCAATACCACTAAATGAACaagatgtgaacttgcaaaaaataCTCAGATTGCTATTCTGAAGTCAGTTTCTATCTCATGGCTTAAAGACAGTCACCTGTCTCTAAGCCGTGACAGTCCATTAACATGTATaggtgcatattattattattattaatttgatttctataccgcccttccaaaaatggctcagggcggtttacaaagagaaataacaaacaaataaataagatggaaccctgtccccaaagggctcacaatctaaagagaaacacaagatagacaccagcaacagtcactggaggtactgtgctggggttggatagggccagttactctccccctgctaaataaagagaatcaccacggtaaaagatgcctctttgcccagttagcagggcatatTAAGGATTCTAATCCCCTTGTCTTGAATAGCTTTCTGAAAGAtgcatgtcagatgtttggacgggggcaggggcaatttcagtgcttgccctaggcaccgttttccctagttacgcctctggactgAGGAGAGGATGCCAGTCGTGAGAACATTCCAAAGGCTAGGGGCCATGTCCAAAAAGGCCCTGCCCCGCGTGCTCagcagctgagcctccctcactgttggcatgcagagcagagtcccctctgATGATCCTGTGAAgcaggcagaaatccttgggagcaggcagtcccccaCCAGCCAGATCTTCAGTCATATtccaccctgctaacttggcaaagaggcaccttttaacgtggtgattctctttatttagcagggggagcgtaactggccctatccacccccagcacagaacctccagtgactgttgctggtgtctatcttatgtttctttttagattgtgagccctttggggacagggagccattttatttttatttattatttctctgtgtaaaccgccctgagccatttttggaagggcagtatagaaattgaatgaatgaatgaatgaatgaatgaatgtaagcCCTCGCCACCCCCACTCCAATGCATTAAGATGATACTGAGATAGCCTCTGAGCCTAGAGATTGCCTCCCATCCACACAAGCAGacactgataggcctgtcctccatgaatttatctaagccccttataAAGCCATCTACAATCTTTTAAATATCACAGGTTGTGACACTCTTCTTGGAGTTCATCCCATCCACACAGTTCATATCCCCCACTCAGTCTCTCACCAGGTTCCTTCCAGGCACAGAGGGGAGGCTCTGAAAAGCCAACGTGGCAGGAATAGTGGGCCCTGTCCTTGGGGTCaatattgattggttgattgattgatccaGGTACAGTAGGTGCCATCTGAGTTAGGGACAACATCCCCATGGTGGGTCCCTTGCTCCAATGACCCTCCCCCTGGGCATTTTGGAGCCCCCTCGCCCGGTGTTGAGGACTGGACTTCCACTTGGAAGACCGATCCAAAGAGCACCCCTGATGATGATAATCCCTTCCTCATCTCCCAGGATCTGCCCTCCCAAAGTTGCAAAAAAAGCCAGTCCTTTCTTCCCTCTGCTCAGTCGCTCACCAGGTTCCTTCCAGGCAAAGAGGTGAGGCTCTGGAAAACCAACATGTTCCACCTGGCACTGGTAGTGGGCCCTGTCCTTGGGGTCAATATTGATGCCAGTCCAGGTGTGGTAGGTCCCATCTGAGTTGGGGACAACATCTCCACGGAGGGGCTCCTGCTCCAAGAATTCACCATCTTTTTTCCAGGTTGCATGGATCTCCCTGGGGTAGAAGCCGTAGGCCCGACAGATGAGAGTCTCCAGGCCATTGGAGTCCATCTTTCGCAGCACCTTCACAACTGGGGGCTCTGCAAAAATGCAATCTTGGGCAATTtcaatacatttcagatacattTGATGTATTGATGCATTTCAATATATCATACAGCATTTCTCCGATAGATGCTGTGCTCTGAGAGTAGGAAGGAACCTAAATGGTCAGCCAGTCCTACCCTCAGTCTCCTGACATGGGGGACCACACACCTGCAGCATCACAGAGAAATGAAAACCTCCAGGTTGCAGCAACCTCCATAAGCATCTTGCAACACAGAACATCTTCAGATATATCCCAACAACTAGCCCATAATTCTAATCTCTTCCCTTGTTCATTCTCCACAACAGGAAGATCAACTTTTCAGTCTAGATTGCACAGGGGGCAACAGGGGGTAGAGAAATATCTGTTCTCACCTCTTCTCTGCAGAGATTCCTTGGCATACTTTATGTATTTCTTTAGCCATTCAATGCAGTCCCCTTCCAAGAAATCCTTGTAATACTGAGGACTGGATGCGAaagtgtcacacttcctcttgAACTCTGGAGCATTGGCTGTTACAATCCAGGAGAGGGTGTCCTTGTCGAAGCTGAGGAAGTCCCTCCCATTGTAGCCCATACGGACATTCCCCACTTTCTGACCGTCCTCCCTCAGCTCACAGGCAATTATTCCCTGCCAGGTGAGAAAACCTAAACAGGAAGAGGAGACTGAAGTTGGTTCCTCATCGACAGCCTAAACCAGCAACATGCTGATGCACCCCAAACTAAGCTTCCGGATACCCCATATAACTCCATCCACAGGACTAGAAAACTCTTCCCTTGGAGATGCACCAGCTTTCTCTCTGGAACAAAGTGTTGATTGTGTGCAGAATGCATGGTGCCCTGAACCAACACTTGGGCCCAAGGAACGAGGGGATTTGAAATCCCAATAAGCCTTGTGTGTCCGCAAGAAGCACCCCCGTTACAGGAAAATGTCCAGCCTCAAAAACAAGGAAATATGCTCTGATCAGGAGAATAAATGCATATTTACCCTGACTAAGGTCCACATAAAGCATACATTAGATTGCACCCAAGTCATTAAAGGGAAAGTTCTCCTCAGAGGAAACTGTTGATTCATAATAAATCGCTTCCTGAAATAGTTTCCTTTCATGGAAGCTGAAACGTAAAACTTTACCTAGGATATGAAGAAGGTGCACCTGTTGATATTCCGGCTGTACTTGagctgcatgtcagccagtactTCAGTGGGTGCAGTTCCAATCTCCAAATGCTGGAGGAAGTACTACcttctgaatttctgcctgtcatggaGCTCTCATATCTAACCACTGAATGACAGGCATGATGGAAGCAAGTAACGTTTAAGCTATAAAAATGATCATGCTTCCACCATGCCCAGAGCTTTGTGTCTAACAGCTGAATGACAGGCAGGACCTCACTAGATGGTGTTTCCCCAACATTTGGAGACTGGAACGGCACCCACTGGATTTCTGGCAGTCATGCAGCTGAAGTACAGGTAGcatatcaacaggtgctgcttccaTTCTCATATGCATCTATTGGATGTCTTCCTGTCAAGTCCTAGTCCGTCTGGCCCTTACAAAAAACTCAGCAGCCCCTGAGAGGGAGGAGGATAGTAGCAGTGGTATCAGTGGTTCTTCCAAACTCCACTCACTCTCACTCTGGTTGCCATATTTCTGAACCATCATCGCATACTGCTTCAGTCTCTCATCCAGACCAATCATATGCTGAATGTGCAAGTTCCAGTGCTCAGGATCATCCTTCACTAACTTCTTCATCCATGGAACTACAGGCTCGGGCTGCCTTATCTTCTTATCAAAGTGTATGAAGATCTGGTCATCCAGGTACCCCAGACCCATGAATTGGGGTAGCCCTTCAGCAGAATCCCACACTTCATAATGAAACCTCACAGAGTGTGACGAGGAGCCTGAAaagggagagagatgggcagaggAAGGGGGCCTTGCCGTTATCACCTTGCTGCCATACAGTGCTCGCatgggtctcccattcaaatgcaaaccagggcagatcctgcttagcaaaggagacatttCATGCTTGTGCCCACAAGACTAGCTGTCCTCCCataaaccagctctcctggtaCATAAGATACCTCTATGCCCCAGATCCCAGCACAGCAGCCTGATGCTCATATGGCAAGCCATTAGGAAACATTTCCACCCATGGCTCTGTGTTTGCTCCTGtcaccaggcgcgtaacaatgatagggcaaggggagacagttgtctgggggccccactgcctggaggggcaccccaggggcacctcatgtgactccccattgccccctgcccagccccataatctctcagccacttgccctcttcgccgtctctcctgcttattctcctggcccgcaatggaagcagcaggcaagctgcaaagagctccttttctcccgcctctcagctgatcggcgggtgggcggggcttccacggagtaggccgcagtgaagcctgaactcgagtagggcccaagccagccagccaggaaggaggaggcagccagagtgttctctgcagcagaagaccccttgctgccctgctcaacccagaccagcatttgccaggtagagtgtgaactcctttttgtggttacctttcccgccccccccccccatatagggatctgcttgccatagggcttggatatgggggtgggggaggagggaccgagacatctctgaatatttattttgaaacagcttggaaaatttgctgacttaaaaaaaactatctaaaaagtcctataagtggcttgtttcatggcagaaaattgcaaaaacttctggaacagtattttattaattttatttattcattcattcatttataaatgcacttatgttcaagttgatttgcaacccagaaggtctgagtgagaactgtgaagcatgtgtggtgcttttattttatttttcttgtgtgtgaactgctccccaataacttgcagggacttcagggtaaatctggccaacatgtgaatgcagcacctccattccagaggagatgtgtcttaaagggctttaaaagcctcctgtgaaaaacctcctgcaatcaaacttgactgaatttgttcagaattctgggaaaacaaacataggttcaccctgcatggttgaaagtctcctttgctaatctgcagcgaggggcccattttaataattcatctttctagtgtgttctaggcattaaaagtaatacaaatgtatagtactcaatgtatatcactatatattgtgatgtgtgtgtgtgtattcagtgaaatgtatttgcaggcaggatacttattttgaaatatcagacttaaatccttgggggcctggggtgtgcggaggccctggactttggggggggggcattttaaaatcttgtctctgggcccactccaaccttgctacgcccctgcctgtcaCACACCGCAGAACattgaggaggagcagcaggagaaagATCTCTGACCATCTGCTCCTGCCAGGGGAGAGAGAGTTCTTCCTCCGCTAGACTGAATTTGGCTCCTTAGTCAAACACAGGGACCCTCCAgttttaggcttagctcactagcggGCCAGTATTTCCATTAGCCAcccatcccctctcttccctcagatccctTCCTGCCTCACAGACAGAGGGCTTGGGGGAGAAGCAGGTCTCCTTCCATTTGCACTGGGAGGGAGATgatggagagggagggggcagtgggggccCTCTCCTACCCCTCAGAGAGGATTCCTCCTGCTCCCTTCTCAGAAAGGGCCCTGGAAAGGAGCCTTCCGGGGAGGAGGTCTCATTTCACCAGGGGAAGATCCACATGGTGCAGCTGGGGGTCCTGCTGGCCAGAGGCTGGGGACACTCCCCACTGATGATCTGGCAAGTGGATCTGTAGATGCCTGTTCCAACAGTGTTCAGGTGCAGGAGCCGAAATAAGCGCCTGAAGTTCTCACACATCTCTGCCCCATTCCTATCAGCTTTGGATCACCCTCCTCGTTCTGCctgtgccaccccccccccgagtctgGGCATGTTGGAGCAGCTGTCTGCTGTATCCCCCCTCAACCCCACCCTCCTCTCTGCTGCAATAAATTACTGTAACATGGAAGGAACGGCAAGGATTATAAAAAGGCCTCCTAAATGTTCAGGGTCTGGGAGTGGTGT
Above is a window of Hemicordylus capensis ecotype Gifberg chromosome 2, rHemCap1.1.pri, whole genome shotgun sequence DNA encoding:
- the LOC128345858 gene encoding major histocompatibility complex class I-related gene protein-like isoform X3 yields the protein MHFSDWWVISFSANPSPEAPHARLCPTPRSTAAGEDRAPETTDSSQMPLRDAHRLLLEAAALFLLGGCSGSSSHSVRFHYEVWDSAEGLPQFMGLGYLDDQIFIHFDKKIRQPEPVVPWMKKLVKDDPEHWNLHIQHMIGLDERLKQYAMMVQKYGNQSESFLTWQGIIACELREDGQKVGNVRMGYNGRDFLSFDKDTLSWIVTANAPEFKRKCDTFASSPQYYKDFLEGDCIEWLKKYIKYAKESLQRRDCIFAEPPVVKVLRKMDSNGLETLICRAYGFYPREIHATWKKDGEFLEQEPLRGDVVPNSDGTYHTWTGINIDPKDRAHYQCQVEHVGFPEPHLFAWKEPAPVGPIVGGILGAVAAVVLLVAGIIFYMSKETVDEFADGGEMLVCGRNSHCCIAQTSCWGAASNYP
- the LOC128345858 gene encoding major histocompatibility complex class I-related gene protein-like isoform X2 — its product is MHFSDWWVISFSANPSPEAPHARLCPTPRSTAAGEDRAPETTDSSQMPLRDAHRLLLEAAALFLLGGCSGSSSHSVRFHYEVWDSAEGLPQFMGLGYLDDQIFIHFDKKIRQPEPVVPWMKKLVKDDPEHWNLHIQHMIGLDERLKQYAMMVQKYGNQSESFLTWQGIIACELREDGQKVGNVRMGYNGRDFLSFDKDTLSWIVTANAPEFKRKCDTFASSPQYYKDFLEGDCIEWLKKYIKYAKESLQRREPPVVKVLRKMDSNGLETLICRAYGFYPREIHATWKKDGEFLEQEPLRGDVVPNSDGTYHTWTGINIDPKDRAHYQCQVEHVGFPEPHLFAWKEPGERLSRGKKGLAFFATLGGQILGDEEGIIIIRGALWIGLPSGSPVLNTGRGGSKMPRGRVIGARDPPWGCCP
- the LOC128345858 gene encoding major histocompatibility complex class I-related gene protein-like isoform X1; protein product: MHFSDWWVISFSANPSPEAPHARLCPTPRSTAAGEDRAPETTDSSQMPLRDAHRLLLEAAALFLLGGCSGSSSHSVRFHYEVWDSAEGLPQFMGLGYLDDQIFIHFDKKIRQPEPVVPWMKKLVKDDPEHWNLHIQHMIGLDERLKQYAMMVQKYGNQSESFLTWQGIIACELREDGQKVGNVRMGYNGRDFLSFDKDTLSWIVTANAPEFKRKCDTFASSPQYYKDFLEGDCIEWLKKYIKYAKESLQRRDCIFAEPPVVKVLRKMDSNGLETLICRAYGFYPREIHATWKKDGEFLEQEPLRGDVVPNSDGTYHTWTGINIDPKDRAHYQCQVEHVGFPEPHLFAWKEPGERLSRGKKGLAFFATLGGQILGDEEGIIIIRGALWIGLPSGSPVLNTGRGGSKMPRGRVIGARDPPWGCCP